From the genome of Triticum aestivum cultivar Chinese Spring chromosome 3B, IWGSC CS RefSeq v2.1, whole genome shotgun sequence, one region includes:
- the LOC123065039 gene encoding uncharacterized protein: MRTEMVIRMQASSDKGQHSKAMKIAAATDGVESVTLAGEGRNLLRVVGEGVDSNHLTSRLRRKVGQADIVELRTLQAGRGYASTTNAAAGAGYYSAQAADARARGDAAAYGGYNSYTTANYSPVAADQYHRQQQQLSYEYYPPPPYASTVVHHEYTAGDPSGCSIM; encoded by the exons ATGAGG ACGGAGATGGTGATCAGGATGCAGGCGAGCTCCGACAAGGGCCAGCACTCCAAGGCCATGAAGATCGCGGCCGCAACCGATG GAGTGGAGTCGGTGACGCTGGCGGGGGAGGGCCGGAACCTGCTGCGGGTGGTCGGCGAAGGCGTCGACTCCAACCACCTCACCAGCAGGCTGCGCCGGAAGGTGGGCCAGGCCGACATCGTCGAGCTGCGGACCCTGCAGGCGGGCCGCGGCTACGCGAGCACCACCAACGCTGCCGCCGGAGCCGGCTACTACTCTGCGCAGGCCGCCGACGCGCGCGCACGCGGGGACGCCGCCGCCTATGGCGGGTACAACAGTTACACTACGGCCAACTACTCGCCGGTGGCGGCCGATCAGTACCACCGCCAGCAGCAGCAGCTGTCGTACGAGTACTACCCACCGCCGCCGTACGCTAGCACCGTCGTCCACCACGAGTACACGGCAGGCGATCCTTCCGGCTGCTCCATCATGTAG
- the LOC123069020 gene encoding IAA-alanine resistance protein 1: protein MLCRLLSLLLLAALLAAAAGHGDSSASSCPFHGGHDEKPHEHHDHGHSCGGALDDSNHEHHHHHSHHHRDEIQRLLPEELAEEADLELEGFDHDHHHHHDHHHDHIHGDFHPESTSMGVWLRAMGCSLLVSMASLVCLILLPVILFQGKPSKAVVDALAVFGAGAMLGDSFLHQLPHAFGGGHSHSHNHEDHDHAQEHSHAHSLKDLSVGLSILFGIVLFFIVEKIVRYVEDNSQRGGHSHGHHHHHHKRQDISDKAKSGHIKSDDEGKDTDQAQQNSSHDGATGKIIDAENEQESNATKEAVLGSQRPALDVVPGATDREPINSETDPAPGKALSSEDSSVSNSNLVFGYLNLFSDGVHNFTDGMALGSAFLLHGSVGGWSRTLFLLAHELPQEIGDFGILVRSGFTVSKALFFNFLSALVALGGTALALSLGTDPGHSSLIEGFTAGGFIYIAVAGVLPQMHDQKTTLSNSMCQLIFLTMGMLVALGISLVE, encoded by the exons ATGCTCTGCCGTCTCCTCTCCCTGCTGCTCCTGGCCGCCCTTCTCGCCGCCGCGGCTGGGCACGGGGATTCCTCCGCGTCCTCATGCCCCTTCCACGGCGGCCACGACGAGAAGCCCCACGAACACCATGACCACGGGCACAGCTGTGGGGGCGCCCTCGATGATTCCAATcacgagcaccaccaccaccacagccACCATCACCGCGACGAGATCCAGCGGCTGCTTCCGGAGGAACTGGCCGAGGAGGCGGATCTCGAGCTCGAGGGCTTCGACCacgaccaccatcaccaccatgatCACCACCACGACCACATCCACGGCGATTTCCACCCAGAGTCAACATCCATGG GCGTGTGGTTGAGAGCGATGGGGTGCTCGCTGCTGGTTAGCATGGCGTCGCTCGTCTGCCTCATCCTCCTCCCAGTAATCTTGT TTCAGGGGAAACCGTCGAAGGCCGTTGTGGATGCACTTGCAGTGTTTGGG GCAGGCGCAATGCTTGGAGATTCATTCCTTCATCAACTGCCTCATGCTTTTG GTGGAGGACACTCTCATTCACACAATCATGAGGATCATGATCATGCTCAGGAGCATTCACACGCACACTCCCTGAAAGATCTTTCTGTTGGCTTGTCCATTTTAT TTGGTATTGTATTGTTCTTTATTGTCGAGAAGATTGTGAGGTACGTTGAGGACAATTCTCAAAGGGGGGGTCATAGCCATgggcaccatcatcaccatcataaACGACAAGACATTAGTGATAAGGCCAAGTCGGGTCACATAAAAAGTGACGATGAGGGTAAAGACACAGATCAAGCACAACAAAATTCTTCGCATGATGGCGCAACTGGAAAAATAATAGATGCTGAAAATGAGCAAGAATCAAATGCTACTAAG GAAGCCGTTTTAGGATCACAGAGACCAGCTTTGGACGTGGTGCCTGGTGCCACCGACAGAGAGCCTATCAATTCTGAAACTGATCCTGCCCCTGGCAAAGCATTATCGAGTGAAGATTCCTCTGTTTCAAACTCCAACCTCGTGTTTGGCTATCTCAATCTTTTCTCAGATGGTGTG CATAACTTCACTGATGGGATGGCTCTTGGAAGTGCTTTTCTGCTACATGGTTCTGTTGGAGGATGGTCTAGAACTCTATTTCTACTCGCTCATGAACTTCCTCAAGAG ATTGGGGATTTTGGGATTCTGGTTCGCTCAGGATTCACCGTATCTAAAGCCCTGTTTTTCAACTTTCTCTCTGCGCTGGTTGCTCTGGGTGGGACAGCACTG GCACTGTCTTTGGGAACGGATCCAGGACATTCCTCTTTGATTGAG GGATTTACTGCTGGTGGTTTTATTTACATTGCTGTTGCCGGAGTCCTCCCACAGATGCATGATCAGAAAACTACGCTAAGCAACTCAATGTGTCAGTTGATTTTCCTGACAATGGGAATGCTGGTCGCTCTTGGGATATCTTTGGTAGAATGA